Genomic DNA from Danio rerio strain Tuebingen ecotype United States chromosome 22, GRCz12tu, whole genome shotgun sequence:
ttgcaatgagctaaaaacatatgctgtcatgactgctcatatattttttacagtgtaaaatctaaaaatattattactaCAATATTGGGAAAttctagctttgtgacattttatatattgcaatatgaaaacAATATCACCATTTGACTTAATATTTCTATTTGGGAATAATTTATGTAAGATCAATTGGGGGTCCCTcaacatatttaatatttgcatgtgttgcaagtatttttatgtatgtgtttagtcagagattaaagaactaatattaactatttgcatctccataaaatctaataaacaatgtACAAACTTTTTGGGATCCCAGACACATTTTCAATGTGGTcggtgctatttgcagtgcaattctgtatttgcatgtgttgtattttcatgcataacaatctataaatacaatcaagaaaaagatacaattgaaataaagtgttttatcgttTCCAGAGTCTAACAGTGTTtaagtaactgaatgataaaaataattcaataaaatgaatcgtAATTAAGGTCACAAACGGTATgatttcttatacctgaatgtaattaaaattatacaatcacaaaaacacatgcaaacgaTATATTATAATACATAGTCAACATTGCATACATCCTGCAATGTAACTATTGCGAATCATCACAttgcgatttcgatgctgaaacgatatatattACGTTACCATAGCAAATACAAAAagagaaacattaaaatatattaagattaaattaaaaaacatttcgGTGTGCATTAATAAACTTAAATGACAAGGTCTTGTTTACGAAAAATAGCTTGTCATTGGGTAATACTGCTTTTAAGACAAGTTTTATTAGGTTTACCTTGGGTATCCTTCCACTAGAAGATATAGTTCATCTCCTGTActaaatattttgataaaaaattatgaaaactgtACAACATATCATTCACCAGTTTCATTACTTATTTCAATATCTTTCTAAACTATGTTTAAGGTGACAAAGTCTACAATAAAATATGAGTACAATACAATAGTTTTCGATTCATCATTCTTTAATGCTCCTTATGCTGTCCAATGGCACATGTTAAAGAGCTTGTCCGCCTCCCACCAGGTCAACACTTGTTCTCCCTGAAGGCCAGAAGTAGCAGCTCTTCAAATCCAGCCATTGTTCAACTCTGAACATTTGtcgtaaatatgaataaatatgagTTCTGCGGACACACAAGTCGAATATTTACAAGATGGAAAACCACTTAAAATGCTGAAAAATGACCTTGTGCAACTTTTCCAACTGCAGCCATAAATCCAGTTGTTAAATTTCTGGAATCATCAAGTCTCTTCTTTTCTTCTGACCCACAGATTTGGCTGTCATATCCCCCCAGGATCCAGTACTTCCCATTGGCTCGAGCTTGACTGCGGTGTGCACTGTGAGTGCCGAGCTGGAAATAACAGCTAGGTCCTTGTACTGGACACTGAATGGGAGACGCTTGGCTAGAAACACGTACAGAGTCCTGAGCCAGACCGAATCGAGTGTCACACTTCATCAACTCAATGGCTCCTTGCAGCAGTCAGGAGATAATCTGGTTTGCCATCGAAGTAATGGAGAAGTGCTGGCCGGGTCCTGTCTTTATGTCGGCTGTGAGTGTCTTTTGATAAAGtttctgtcatttgttttttaaatattcacgCCATCCTCTGCTTTTTAAATTTGACAGCATCCCCTGAGAAACCCATCAACCTGACATGctggtcacgaaacaccaaagatCTGAGCTGCAGATGGAGTCCGGGAAGTCAAGGAGAGACGTTCATCAATACCAAATACGTCCTCAAGTACAAGCTGAAGTGAGATTTTGACAGCACACTGACACCTGTTTTGGAAGAGTAACTTTTTACATGCAGCTTTACTGTTTTCTAGATGGTATGGTAAGGAAAAGGACTGTGAAGACTACACGGGACAGCCGTATACATGTTACGTTCCACGTGACCTTGCCATTTTTACACCATATGAAGCCTGGGTTGAGGCGACCAATCAGCTTGGCTCTGCCACTTCAGATGTCATCACCTTGGACATTTTAGATGTAGGTAAGTAGGACTAAAAGACACCAGTTGGAAGGTAAAATGGATGTTAAGATCAAGGTGACTTGAAATAATGTCACGCTTCCCAACCCGCACATAAACGCATATAAAAGCATCTGAATGTCTGGCATATGGTGCGCACACTGTGAGAATAGATTTTTACAGACTGTAAAAGTACTTTCCAACAGCTGAAACGATTCCAAAAAGCAACTCGTGAAAATAGTAGTTTAAAGGTCAACGGGCAGCTGGAAGTCTGTTGGCAATTTGTTAAAACTGTAAATCGAATGACTTATTTGACATTCCAATGAATTAATCGAATTAATCACAATTTCAATACATCCATCAATCAGCGCTTTTTTGTCAAGAAAAGCAAAGATATTACATTACCACACCATTTTTAAGCCCTCACTTCCCTCTGAAACAATAAGCTCTGGAATTCTTCATGATTGGCTTCGCCCTAAGGGTGCGCTTGATTAAAAAACCTAGCAATGGAGCGGGTCCATTGCAAACAACAATGGAAATGGGGGATTACATTAGCAATGACAGAATATTGTTTAGCTAATGAACGGCGAAGGAGGTTTATTGCGAGATTCAATTACAAACAACTAGTTATCAGTTCTTTGAAGAAAAGAAAGAACATTGCCAGCGTTTATAGGGTCTAGTCAACAGTTCTTGAAAATGACTTTCACGCAGTGTTGGATTATGTGAAATGTTTCTGTTTAGTAACTACAGACCCCCCTCCTGATGTTCTTGTAAGCCGTGTTGGAGATCTGGAAGATCAGTTAAGTGTACGTTGGGGCAGTCCTCCTGCCCTGAAAGACTACCTGTTTCAGGCCAAATATCAGATCCGATACCGTGTGGAGGAGAGTGACGAATGGAAGGTATGGCTTAAATCATGGATGTCAAGCTCTTATCAAActgtccttcaggcttgtttgaaacttacAGAGAGGTGTGTTGAAACAGGGTTGGAGCCATACTCTACCAGGTTccagcccttcaggaattgactttgacacGCCTGGCATAAATGTTTGGTCCAGAGCAGGGTTCTTCAACACTAGTCATGGAGAGACACTCTCACATAGATTTCAAATCAAAtcctgaacaagccaatcaagTGAGTGTGTCCTTTCTGCAGCCTGTAGCACGATGAGGTACTAGATCAGGTTGTTGCTAGAAACGAGaatcatttatattaattattaaataacccTCTACATTGTgtttttaacatcaacacttgGGACTGAAGTCTACAACAGTGTTtatcaaccctgttcctgaaagcACACAATAATATactcctaatcaaacacacctgaatcaacccAGAACAGTAGAAGAGCTTCAGAACCTGAAAATATTGGGTCAGGTAAGGTACACATACAAAATATTTACTGCAGCACAGTAGCTCTAAAAGAGCATAAGTGAATTATTCCCCATCTAGGGGTTCACAACAAGCTTCAGCCATGACCAAATATAAAGTCTTTCTTGGATTGTTGTAAACATTGGTTTctttgttcaggtgtgtctgattaaggttaattctaaaattaaaaaaggaaaatggaGCTTGATGTAGGGCTGGTGTAGGGCTGATTTTTTTCACTTAATTCGAATTAACGTTTTAAGAcgattttatttcatattaaattGAGACATcgtgattttttaaataaaaatattaaatgcatcataattgcaccaatgcgctttggttcactctctgtatgaagcaggtcgcacaccagaagcgctgctcgGCGACATGCcgcgcagttcatatttcagccacgCAACAGAGTGGCATCTGATAAGTTTCATGtaaaatatcatgcgaatgtgcaaTAAATAtcatctggtgtgtgatactttaaactgtcatgtgtcgcggcacttctggtgtgcgacctgcttgactgcctgtttgGGTTTCAATCATGGTAGTGACGGACTGAACAGAGACTGGACAGTCTAATTTAACCTactgcatgaagttgtgggcATGCATCGCAGAgctagtgcaaatacaacaaatacaagcattaaagtgtcttcagttgtgtatttttcttttgttaatacctTTGCATCAAACGCACTGTGGTCCACTCTCTCATGCTAAGCACTGCCTGAtgaggggatttacattcagactaatgcagTTTACTAAGTCATGTCTATGTGGATTGTCAAGACGTATTCCTTATCAAGTCAATAAACtcaatctcaacatgtatgaaggacgtaaaaacctgccatgtgaaaaaccacaCCAATCTTATAGTTCGAACCGGGCTGATCTTAGCTTGGTTTGGACACGGGCAGAGGTGAGggcctgtagcagtgaaaatgaaagtacccgcttccatgacgtcatttagcggacctagttgaaacccAGACATgcagtcaggcagcataatacagagagtggtgcAAAGCGCATtaaatgatcggtatttaaaaggggaaaaaagataaatagaattaatatattattttatattagacacacatctggtgcttgtctttgctcctgctatacgtccacaacttcaggcactgggttaaattaggctttacagtttccttGTTCAGTCCCTTACTTCCCCTGTATCCAAGGCAGCAGCATAACAACTTGTCATTCagtcagaagacaaagtcaaagccgagctaaCAGcaaatctttcctaggctcagtaaaacttgcaaaaaatacctctgtattcctgcaactgcaatatttacacaaatagtttttattcaaatcttctgcacgatatttaacttgtgaatttgtcatacatttatttacaccttgttgaccaatttatgtatggcatggccattaaacataaaatgttccttaaccagatggttttttaagttacttataaagagaatgttacttcagtcatgttgttgtaatgttttaagcTGACTagttacactataaaaaaaaatcgaaatcttgaatcggtcaaactttataaaaaaaaaaaaaaagattattttttttttgcaaaatcgcCGAGCCCTAGCTTGATGGCTAAAGTTGGGAACTCTTGATTTAGTCCAACAGTGTCCAGTCTTGTTCCAAAAGGGACAACATCCTATTGAGCAGGAATATAAAAACTAGGTCCTGGCTCAGCTCCgacacacctgtctggaagttTTTACTATGCCTAATAAGGCCTTGACTAGCTGCTTGTTTAATTAGGGTAGGAACTAAAAGAATAAAGCCAAAGTCACACTAAAGTCTGAGAATGCAAAATTCTATTGTATGGTGCTGCGAAAAGCAACGAGATAAAACAATATGGTTaaacattgatgaaatgagcGATTGCTTCATAATTGACAATTCTGTACAAagaagtcatgttttgatcttatATTGGTCTCACTCAATCATGTGACGCAGTTTTGCAGGCCAAAGTTcaacaagcttgaactttcgaatGCAACGACATTCTAAACTTGTGGCACAagcttgtgtttccggtctgTTGCATTAGCATATGTATGAATGGCAGGGTATAGGGCGAAAGTGCAGTGTAACCATGACTTAaagacatcggccctccaggaacaccCCTATCATAGAGTTTAGGTCCAACACACCTGCTAGAACATTTCTGGCAATCCAGAAGACCTgcttcaagtgtgtttaattaaggttggagctaagcTTTGCATTCCTACAAATGTTTGTCAAAAAGAACTCAAGTTTTTTCCTTAGTGTATAGAAATGTCCTGGAGATTCTGAAAATTTTCACCTTAGCAGGAGTTTTCAAAAATGCTTAGACATGAGCTGGATAAGCAGGTTCTGACTTGTCCTTAAGTCAACCCTGACTTTAAAggacaattcacccaaaaattaacattgttCCATACTTCACGATTCGTGTTTTTTATggatttatgcttttgaattgcattgtgggagcttgattatatgaataaaatatatattttgatgagTCTCCTGACTACTCTTTATcactcttttttttctatttccctACAGGTAATAGATGATGCTGGGAACCAAACATCATGTCGTTTGGCTGGTCTCAGAGCGGGTACAGTGTATTTCGTCCAGGTACGATGCAACCCAGTGGGCATCTACGGTTCGAAGAAGGCAGGTATATGGAGCGACTGGAGCCACTCAACTGCCGCATCAACTCCTGGCATTGGTGCGTTAATAGCAAAAATTCATCCCCTTTACTTCACATTAGACTTCTGCGATCATCTGCTAATTAGATTCCGACCACATGTAAACACTGAAAGCATCAAGCTGCTTGATATGGATCTCTCATAAGTAGATTTAAAAGACCTCAGCAAAATGTCAGAGTGCTTTAGGGGGACAATTGATGATTTCTTTGGACTTTTCTTAGATTGATAAATGAAAAAAGTCTTTCAGAGCTTGTTCCGATTAAAGGGGCAGTCGACCTGAAGGTTAGTGAAAACAGATACAGTTCATAAGAAATGATGTTACATGTCTTGCATTAAAGAGAGGATGTTATTAAGCTCTGTTTTATGTCAGGCAGTATGAGTTATGGCAAGCCTGAGCTCTTCTCCTGCATTCTGCTTTAATGCTTCGGAGCTCATTAGCAGAGAGATCTGGTAAATAGGCTATTATTCATGGGTATGTGCACATCGCTCAGGGCAAGACCGTACAATCAACAGCATTTATGCATCTGTCATTCGCTGTAGTTGGATTTAACAAATGTCTCGCAAATGCCTTTATCTAAAGATTAGCATATAAACTATGTAGTTTCTAATGTAATAAAACACCAAAATGAGGGTTACTAAAAAGATCACAGCAATCGAATATTTTACCGAATATTTTACCAAAGTTGGTGACCAGGGGATgatacagactgtaccaaaaagcagaGAACAAGAGGCTACGACGGAGGGGAGGGGGGCTGGAGGACAAGAGGTTgtaaattacaggagttttcggGAGAAATTACAAAACAGAAGGGTGTCggaagatgggtctgaaatacaggagactccagggacaaatgggagtgttggcagtgtatgagtgtttaccagtactgggttatggctggaagggcatccgctatgtaaaatatatgctggaatagttggcggttcatttcactctGGCAACTCCcaataaataagggattaagccgatggaaaaaaaataaatgaatgaatagatctCAGTGATATACTGAATATTGACATTATATTCAAGATACATTTGCTGGCGAGTTTAATTTAAGCATGGTTGTAGAACTATTTTTTGAATTTCCTGTGAACTCAACATGATTCTTATCTTGAAAGCATTAAATGAAATGATATTCAATCAAAAAATGCATACTATACATTACATTTGAAGGgttgtttgattttctttgaataaacatattaaaataaaacaacacatttattaaaatagattggataaaaatattaactaaatgtattaatatttaataatttaagcaAATGAAATATgagaaaagtaaaatataataaaaaaaacaacaaatttataACAGTACAAAAAATTACAAAGCAAATACTTTAAAGATAATTCGGATTGTGACTCTTTTTTTCATACATATATTACACATAATAGGTAATAAAAGGTATATGGAGATAAACGATGTTTCTTTTTGTCAATTTACAATGATTACTATTAAATGTAGTTTTAACAATTGCAAGTATAATATAGATTCATATAAATATTGGAGGCGacacaatggcgcagtaggtagtgctgtcgcctcacagcaagaaggccgctggttcgagcctcggctaggtcagttggtgtttctgtgtggagtttgcatgttcttcccgcgttcgtgtgggtttcctctgggtgctctggttttccctacagtccaaagacatgcggtacaggtgaattgggtagtctaaattgtccgtagtgtattctTGTGAAtaagtttgtatggatgtttcccagagatgggttgtagctagaagggcatctgctgtgcaaaaacatatacaggataagttggcggttcattccgctgtggcgacccctgattaataaaggaactaagcctaaaagaaaatgaatgaatgaatgaatgaatgataaaatattGGAAATACATATTACGGAATTCACTGATATGTAAATTCACTGGTAACATCGATATTATTACCTTTTTACGGCCAATAAATGacaatattgtctaaaacaataaaaaaagagaacaCTAAAACTGTAAAAGTATAgtaaagcactatttttagctggaggAGCCTGTTTAataccaaaaatattttatttaattttaataatatatatattacatcatatatcgttaaaaaacaaatagaaatctgtttaaaaacttaaataaaattaaaaagatcTGCAATTACTAAgcaaatccgcttgttaagtggtgacgtgttggtgacgtatgtaatactgtttccgggtccaagccgccattcatttgagtggagaaatcattcgtttatgatcacattttattcctatcacacattaaagttaattttatataaaatcatagtgtacacaacactctttgggcttgctgcatcagaaataccaaaattttaacaatttttaaaaaatgaatcactttctggccatcggatattaggcatggacatatatattgccatcgtgattttcaaaagtattaaatcgctttgtaaacgtttattattaccatttcatgagtctccccattcagtagaatagagcgcttggactcggaagccgcttcgcgtgacgtcacacttaacaagcggataacgaACTGGCCAGCATATTCAACTTTCCTCGTTCGGCTTgttcttaaagccttttttaatGGAGTATTTTCACTATTTAAGATGGCACAACAATctaaataggacaaatgagctcatgtatgagaGAAAtcctggacctttgtcagtgagaggtgggtctttcgaactTTCGAACTAACTTTCGAATGGGCTACGGGCTAGATTTAATTGCTACAAGTAAATGCAAGCTAAATATTATAATGCCCAGTATGAAAAACGACACATATACTAATTTAATTAAACCAATTCTATTTGATTTATACATGCACTATCTATTTTTAGTTTAACATTATCAATTTGTGCAGTTgtctgcgaaaaaaaaaaaactatgagaaTGTCTATTTTTCCCAGCAGATAGGTCCCAAAGTGGCTCGTGCGATTCAAAGCCCAGCGAGAACAACTCAACGCTACGCAAGGAGCTCAAGCAGTTTTTCGGCTGGATGCGCAAGCACTCTTACGGCTGCACGGACGTTAGCATCAAACTGTACGACCAATGGCGCGTCTGGCTGCAGAAAGCCCAGAAAACACATGATCAGGTCAGTAAAAACAGACACACATCAAGACTCCACACAATCAATGTTGgcacacatgacacacacacagcctcCATTTTGTGGTTTTGTGTGCAACCCACAAAAAAGAGAGCCCAAATATCTGGCAATTCTTTTGATCAATACACTCGCATTTGATTGCGTTTGCTAATGGCGGAGCATCATATAATCTTCAGACGGTTACCACAACAGACGGAAAAACGGCTAGTCAAAGTAATCAGCAGGAATGCTAATAAATTCCTTTTAGTTTAGACTGCGTGGCAAAGCTTCAAGTCTTGTGTGGCGAACGCGAACGCAAACCAACATCCGCTGCACGCTCTCTGAACCGACCCAGTGGTTACTGTCGCCTTGGCACGGACGACTGTTGGGAAACGTAGGTCGCGTCATTAGTCACATTGTCCTTTGAAGAACACGATGTAACTGCCTGGTACCAATTATGCGTCTCTGTCTCCATATATCAAGTCATCACATTCTCTTGTAAATGCCATTGTCTTGCCTTTCAGGTACTACAAAGCGGTAAATCATAGTGAAAACTCCAAAAGAAGACTTGGGAGAGTTTGCGGGGGCCGGCGACGACATGGGTTTTATCACTCTCCAGTGCTTGGGACGTTTCATTGGGATGAGTCAAGACTCTCTGATGAAGCGACATGATCTACTGTTTGCCTCCTGCCGTAGGGCTCATCAAATACGACAAAGGAAGCGCTTTTGTCTCAGGCGCGTTATTTATAAGGGCATTAAAACTTAAAGACTCAAAATGAGGAGAGAGAAaatgagagagagtgtgaaaTGTTTCAAAAGAGAGTCGACTTTCTATTTTCATCCACAATAAAAAGGATGTTTTATTAAAGCTAGCATTGGATGGCATGCAGGTGGGTTCAAAACTGGACAATATATTTAAGCATTCACATACTTTTAGTCTTTTGAAATATACTCCATTTAAACAAACATACAGTAGGTGCCCTAGTAAGGTTAGTTCTTGTACGGTGTTCACACTTTTTCCATTCCAAGTTATGATCGTTAAAATAagtctttgtatttatttaaagagcAGGTCACGTGATATTTTAAATTGTCCTAATAACATCTAATGAAGCTTTTCACTGCATTGTTTAGAATGGATCACTTTTGAGGGCTTTTCCGCTACATTCTGTACCTTTTACAGTTTAGTACCACCTTAAGTGAGGTTTCAAGGGGGATGTAGTGTTACAAAAACAATGTATACACACCGCTGTCGACTGATTGATCGAAGAACATTAAAAACGAAGATGAAATGTTTTGATAGTGAGATATTTACTTTCATTAAATCATTTGCCCCAGAGATAGATGGATTCTTGCACTGATTAACACTGATTTCCTACTGTTTTTGTTAGTAATATGcaataatttacattaaaatgtgttaattatAGAATaactaatatatacatatatataaaatatataactttTATAGAATAAAAGTTAATTATAGAATAACTACTTAATGTTGTTGTATAATCAGATAAAAGTAAATGTAACAATATTCAAAATAGGTTATAATTGTTcttaggtaggtaggtagggtatatagatagatggatagatagatggatggctgGATATTGCAgtacatccaaaaaaaaaaaaaactcgggTGAGGTTCAAGCGGGCTGTAGCATTACAGAAACATAATGTATACACACTGCTGAAGACTTATTGGTCTGAGAGAACTGTAACTACCAGCGTCACTGAATTTGTGACGAGACACCAAACCCGCTATATTTAAATAGGCAGCACTAGCCACTAAAGTTTGTTCATATGATTAAATGGTTTTAATAGAATGTAAATGGCAGCATTGTGGTAAGTAGTCAGTAGAAGAGGTCCATATTTTCTCTTGTAGGTAGCTGAGGAATGAAATGAAAAGTTTTTTAAGAGGTCAAGGCTagattttgccaagtacaatgcgatattggattgacatctatgttgatcctggaacataatttttgttagaaaatgtaattcatacctattccctaacactaaacccaaccatagcTGTACATTACTCCCAAAATCCGAGGGGGaaaatagttggataacaatcatgtaaaagtgtataaacctaaccataagcctaaacttattggtaaatgtatcccttaattctgattggctgattggaatgtagttcctggatcaacatagatgttaatccaggaatatgtcctacttggtgaaatcaggttgacGCAATAGAGATGCCACAACTATAGCGATAACCCCATCCACTTAACGTGGTACTGaactgcagtggaaatgcaaactGAGCAAAGCACAACTGAACCAACTCTGTACTGTAAAGCTAAAAGATGTGCCGTGCCGAACCGTACTGTGCAGTGGAAAAACTGTTTAAGGACAGAAAACATTGTAATTTTTGTTAGAAATTGCATTTAACAGTGGAAACATTTTTGCAATGATTTCAATATCATTAATTTGAATCAATAATGTGTTTATGGTCTGTAAACCTCTCCTTTTTAAAAAGCCAACGCCACTATGATTGGTCAGTTGGCCAAGTCCATTTTTAATGGTGTTTCCATATTTATTCTGTGTTGGAAGTAAAATGggcattttttagagtgttttATGTCAAGGGCAGGTGGGGATTGTTGATGCAGATCGCTCACTCACCACGCTGCTTTTGATTAACAACTGTTACTTTAAAGGACATCTACACTACAAACTGCAAATAAGGTACTTTTTCAAAAACTCATTCGACCTGCTCTTTAAACAAATGTCATGGACATGTTTAAATCCCCTCACACATGCACTCTAGTTATTGCAGTCCAGTAGTTTGTTTCTCTTGTTCTGGATGCAGTTTTTTAGTTCAGTGGTGGCACCTTGATAGAAATATTCAAAGTGCATTCTGCCTGGAAACAAAAAAAGTGGGGTCGGTGATTCATATCTAGGTGGTCCGTGAAACCGTTTTAGGGCTTTGAATTCTGTGATGTGTAAAATGTGCACATTTTGGATGAATAAATCAAAGGTATCATTGTTCACTTAAAccaatcaaaaaataatattaataataaaaatgtcatacTAACattaattttgtaaataaaggGGAATATAATTTTCATgtgatgacttttttttaaatattcaactgTTAATGTATTATGCCTTCATTTCATAACCACCGTTTTTGATAATTAGTAATCCAGAGAACGCAGAATTATTGCatgtattttaatgaaatattacattcttaaaattgttttaattggATTGAATATGTTTTTagattattacaatttaataaaaaatattttaaaactatttaaaaacaatgcatTCGGAAAGCAATAAACTGAAATTTGATGGgggaaaaaactaaatcaaacattttATAGTGGCCTAAATAGCATTTGTGTTAAacctttaataaatgttatattcgAAAAGTTTTAAAAGGTTTTAGGATTATGTAGAAGGTAAAtgaacattcagaaaaaaaataaaaaattaaaacagtataAAATACTGCATTCTGTAGCAAGCAAGCATATAAACAATATATCCCTGTTTTAGTGAAGTCATGAAAACTGGACTACACATTGAAGAGATGCTTCACTAAAAAAAAGGAATGATTCCTGGTGCTAAAATATGCCTGATGCTTATATTTAGAATCTTCTGAAATCATGACAACAAACAGATCAACATTTCAATCATTATTCACTAAAAAGGTGatattcaaatgtattatttGAATAAAGAATCAGCATTGgtattaagattttattttgaatgaatcagCCAATCCAAACTCATCTGAATGATTAATTTACAACTCCCAATGTGACTCACTGATTCAGTTCAAAAACGATTCCTTGTATTGATTTTTTATCTCCTTAATTGTACTTTTCcacacactgtgaaaatgctgagttccacacaattcatttgttttgggacaatatgaaggaattaagttaactaattaatttttatgaatttaagcgtattgaacataaaacaataaagttgttgcaaaaaaaaaaaaaaacctcaagaattgtgatgtttcagctcattttaaataagtagtttgaacaaacgtcatttttttaaatgtatcagTTCAAAATTATATTACAATTAGTGAATAAAGACAGATTTTTCATATCATTTaagtgtactgtctctttaattgGAAAACACACAACAGCTTTGAATCATTT
This window encodes:
- the crlf1b gene encoding cytokine receptor-like factor 1b isoform X2; translation: MCRKMDCARARSHQHDKNRVESARDRQMTISVIMLFFVAFLPYALSAHLAVISPQDPVLPIGSSLTAVCTVSAELEITARSLYWTLNGRRLARNTYRVLSQTESSVTLHQLNGSLQQSGDNLVCHRSNGEVLAGSCLYVGSSPEKPINLTCWSRNTKDLSCRWSPGSQGETFINTKYVLKYKLKWYGKEKDCEDYTGQPYTCYVPRDLAIFTPYEAWVEATNQLGSATSDVITLDILDVVTTDPPPDVLVSRVGDLEDQLSVRWGSPPALKDYLFQAKYQIRYRVEESDEWKVIDDAGNQTSCRLAGLRAGTVYFVQVRCNPVGIYGSKKAGIWSDWSHSTAASTPGIADRSQSGSCDSKPSENNSTLRKELKQFFGWMRKHSYGCTDVSIKLYDQWRVWLQKAQKTHDQVLQSGKS
- the crlf1b gene encoding cytokine receptor-like factor 1b isoform X1; its protein translation is MCRKMDCARARSHQHDKNRVESARDRQMTISVIMLFFVAFLPYALSAHLAVISPQDPVLPIGSSLTAVCTVSAELEITARSLYWTLNGRRLARNTYRVLSQTESSVTLHQLNGSLQQSGDNLVCHRSNGEVLAGSCLYVGSSPEKPINLTCWSRNTKDLSCRWSPGSQGETFINTKYVLKYKLKWYGKEKDCEDYTGQPYTCYVPRDLAIFTPYEAWVEATNQLGSATSDVITLDILDVVTTDPPPDVLVSRVGDLEDQLSVRWGSPPALKDYLFQAKYQIRYRVEESDEWKVIDDAGNQTSCRLAGLRAGTVYFVQVRCNPVGIYGSKKAGIWSDWSHSTAASTPGIDRSQSGSCDSKPSENNSTLRKELKQFFGWMRKHSYGCTDVSIKLYDQWRVWLQKAQKTHDQVSKNRHTSRLHTINVGTHDTHTASILWFCVQPTKKRAQISGNSFDQYTRI
- the crlf1b gene encoding cytokine receptor-like factor 1b isoform X5, which encodes MRRVVTPHIITHALRVSVQCNLAVISPQDPVLPIGSSLTAVCTVSAELEITARSLYWTLNGRRLARNTYRVLSQTESSVTLHQLNGSLQQSGDNLVCHRSNGEVLAGSCLYVGSSPEKPINLTCWSRNTKDLSCRWSPGSQGETFINTKYVLKYKLKWYGKEKDCEDYTGQPYTCYVPRDLAIFTPYEAWVEATNQLGSATSDVITLDILDVVTTDPPPDVLVSRVGDLEDQLSVRWGSPPALKDYLFQAKYQIRYRVEESDEWKVIDDAGNQTSCRLAGLRAGTVYFVQVRCNPVGIYGSKKAGIWSDWSHSTAASTPGIADRSQSGSCDSKPSENNSTLRKELKQFFGWMRKHSYGCTDVSIKLYDQWRVWLQKAQKTHDQVLQSGKS
- the crlf1b gene encoding cytokine receptor-like factor 1b isoform X4, yielding MRRVVTPHIITHALRVSVQCNLAVISPQDPVLPIGSSLTAVCTVSAELEITARSLYWTLNGRRLARNTYRVLSQTESSVTLHQLNGSLQQSGDNLVCHRSNGEVLAGSCLYVGSSPEKPINLTCWSRNTKDLSCRWSPGSQGETFINTKYVLKYKLKWYGKEKDCEDYTGQPYTCYVPRDLAIFTPYEAWVEATNQLGSATSDVITLDILDVVTTDPPPDVLVSRVGDLEDQLSVRWGSPPALKDYLFQAKYQIRYRVEESDEWKVIDDAGNQTSCRLAGLRAGTVYFVQVRCNPVGIYGSKKAGIWSDWSHSTAASTPGIDRSQSGSCDSKPSENNSTLRKELKQFFGWMRKHSYGCTDVSIKLYDQWRVWLQKAQKTHDQVLQSGKS